A genomic stretch from Pirellulales bacterium includes:
- a CDS encoding aldolase/citrate lyase family protein — translation MKTNIVKRKLREGKPSFGTWLSLGDLYATRILARMGFDWLTLDIEHSAIDWSQAAMIFAAIADAGCVPLARVPKGNHDYIKRVLDGGAWGIVVPMVDTVEQAQIAIRAAKYPPFGNRSLGGGMHSLNFDATSAEYFAKANDEILVVLQTESPTGVANAEKIYALPGVDAIFVGPVDLRAQMRAPDGKEATDQEFEAMLQRVVDIGKKTGTPTGMHTMETDAALARAKQGMQFIAVGSELRMMSQRAQEIVRVVNPEAGEKVQARY, via the coding sequence AACGTAAGCTGCGCGAGGGAAAGCCTTCGTTCGGCACCTGGCTGTCGCTGGGAGATTTGTACGCCACGCGCATCTTGGCGCGCATGGGTTTCGATTGGCTAACGCTCGATATCGAGCACTCGGCGATCGACTGGTCGCAAGCGGCGATGATCTTTGCCGCTATAGCCGACGCCGGTTGTGTACCGCTCGCACGCGTGCCGAAGGGAAATCACGACTACATCAAGCGCGTGCTGGACGGCGGCGCCTGGGGCATCGTAGTGCCGATGGTCGATACGGTCGAGCAGGCGCAAATCGCGATCCGGGCCGCCAAGTATCCACCTTTCGGCAATCGCAGCCTTGGCGGTGGCATGCACAGCCTGAATTTCGACGCCACCTCGGCCGAGTATTTCGCCAAGGCGAACGACGAAATCCTGGTCGTGCTGCAAACCGAAAGCCCGACGGGCGTGGCCAACGCCGAAAAGATCTACGCGCTACCGGGCGTCGACGCGATTTTCGTGGGTCCGGTCGACCTGCGGGCGCAAATGCGTGCGCCGGACGGCAAGGAAGCGACCGATCAGGAATTCGAAGCCATGCTGCAGCGCGTTGTCGATATCGGTAAGAAGACCGGCACGCCGACCGGCATGCACACGATGGAGACGGACGCGGCTCTCGCCCGCGCCAAGCAGGGCATGCAGTTCATCGCCGTCGGAAGCGAACTGCGGATGATGTCGCAGCGTGCGCAGGAAATCGTGCGTGTCGTGAATCCCGAGGCCGGCGAAAAGGTTCAGGCCCGCTACTAA